A single window of Romeriopsis navalis LEGE 11480 DNA harbors:
- a CDS encoding DUF4214 domain-containing protein, whose protein sequence is MIRSRLFSLILGVSLPLGLPIAAQAQANFEPTERDFPAQYVTKLYSELLGRAPDQASWRGALNYYNSTGCTTAALHALGKAFLTSPEFNGLNYDRPARILVTYRAVLNRDPSRLEIDAWENWLAQGNTFNNLIDGIYASTEFGALSTQICNSQQPGYQFGNTRATKLDIASPGFAGDATALQAQLDQTPTGGTVYLASRALIYLTQPLRVPSGVTLATTNTPRPNEYANMARLARSGEWIGPTVDLLPGAKLVSVWVDGQRGTIPNRYSRPNVNIRMLSGDNTSVIFSRVSNTRGATSIEAFGTGADRICRQNIIWGNLVTAYTSSHTNGEWSDGISVACENATIAYNTVIDSTDVALILFNVNPIDSEINQTSQVFRNTVIQAGNSGYAGIAIDPFFNANGGDKPGIPRFSFAGASLHENLMWTGQQVHLDIAIAAGTRPWFGALSYNGTGGIFRENTSGNLSITAGSGIVASGLLNTQIIDNDLKLRLQERETKSRSFFNRVIGLFQRQPENNCPSRNIIAAIDAGYASGEIQGPYENRTYDDCIVFGQ, encoded by the coding sequence ATGATACGATCGCGACTGTTTAGTTTGATTTTAGGCGTCAGTCTGCCCCTCGGATTACCGATCGCGGCCCAAGCCCAAGCGAATTTTGAGCCGACCGAACGCGACTTCCCGGCTCAATATGTGACGAAGCTCTACAGTGAACTCCTCGGACGTGCTCCGGATCAAGCATCCTGGCGCGGGGCGTTGAACTACTACAACAGCACTGGCTGCACCACCGCCGCCCTCCATGCCCTCGGCAAAGCCTTCCTCACTTCGCCCGAATTTAACGGGCTGAACTATGATCGCCCCGCCCGGATTCTAGTCACCTACCGCGCAGTCCTCAACCGCGACCCCAGTCGGCTAGAAATTGATGCTTGGGAAAACTGGCTAGCGCAAGGTAATACATTTAACAATCTGATCGATGGGATCTACGCCTCCACAGAATTCGGCGCGTTATCCACCCAGATTTGCAATTCCCAACAACCCGGCTATCAATTCGGCAATACCCGTGCCACCAAGTTAGACATCGCAAGCCCTGGCTTTGCCGGCGATGCCACCGCACTGCAAGCGCAGCTCGATCAAACCCCGACCGGGGGCACCGTGTATTTGGCCTCCAGGGCCTTAATTTATCTCACTCAACCGCTACGTGTGCCGAGTGGCGTCACCCTAGCCACGACCAACACACCAAGGCCCAATGAATATGCCAATATGGCGCGTTTAGCCCGATCGGGCGAATGGATCGGCCCCACCGTCGATCTGCTACCGGGTGCCAAGCTCGTTTCCGTATGGGTCGATGGCCAACGCGGTACTATCCCGAATCGCTATAGCCGCCCCAACGTCAACATTCGGATGCTCAGCGGCGATAATACCAGCGTCATCTTTAGTCGGGTCAGCAATACCCGTGGGGCCACCAGCATCGAAGCATTTGGCACGGGGGCAGACCGAATTTGTCGCCAAAATATCATTTGGGGCAATCTCGTTACGGCTTACACTAGCAGTCACACGAACGGAGAATGGAGTGATGGCATTAGTGTTGCCTGTGAGAATGCAACAATCGCTTACAACACCGTTATTGATTCAACTGATGTTGCATTGATTTTATTCAATGTAAATCCGATCGACAGCGAAATCAATCAGACATCCCAAGTGTTTCGCAATACCGTTATCCAAGCTGGCAATTCCGGTTATGCAGGAATTGCGATCGATCCGTTTTTTAATGCCAATGGTGGCGACAAACCGGGCATCCCACGATTTAGTTTTGCGGGGGCATCGCTACACGAAAACCTCATGTGGACGGGCCAACAAGTGCATCTAGACATTGCCATTGCCGCTGGCACTCGCCCCTGGTTTGGCGCACTCAGCTATAACGGAACAGGTGGCATATTCCGCGAGAACACCAGCGGCAACTTAAGCATTACCGCCGGCAGTGGCATCGTCGCCAGCGGCCTGCTCAATACTCAAATCATCGACAATGATTTAAAGTTGCGGTTACAGGAGCGAGAAACGAAATCCCGATCGTTTTTTAATCGTGTGATCGGGCTATTTCAGCGCCAACCTGAGAACAACTGTCCATCCCGCAATATTATTGCCGCGATCGATGCAGGCTATGCCTCCGGTGAGATTCAAGGCCCCTACGAAAACCGCACCTATGATGACTGCATTGTCTTTGGTCAGTGA
- a CDS encoding pentapeptide repeat-containing protein — MLVRSFSLAFNSMGGTRFSGANLTKADFTNAKLKGANFADSGTRKTTLTRTCWKDAQQLEKARPGNSIFTNLQVLKLLKTGEGINQDFSGLNLRGANLDAAHLNGSNLKNADISQACLHKADLQNVNLTEAQAVGTNFTNAYLTGACLEAWNIEGADLSDIKCEYYFLRENKRERRPHDTDAFFAPGDFSNLYKKIINTVEILLKDGYRSLEAFQAAFQAVMAENPDITPDSLQKIERVGQKDARITLTVPEETDKAQLEKKFQQVYEENRQLLSQVEKYKILSEAETRHADKFESLATLLAKRPITIQNTQTTGDNTVTNQDNQAISAGQGSNINLGTQTGNVLNFGTISGNLTNTLNQLQSSNQTNAADLTDYLTQLQSAITADPNLPDADKAETLQKVDDIAKAATHPEDKRRHGALKGAIDFLKGTINAVPKAEKFAAACKKLLPLITTALGAIGLMV, encoded by the coding sequence ATGTTGGTTCGTTCTTTTAGTTTAGCGTTTAACTCCATGGGTGGAACACGTTTCAGCGGAGCCAACCTTACTAAGGCTGATTTCACTAACGCTAAACTCAAGGGCGCAAATTTCGCCGATAGCGGCACCCGCAAAACCACGCTCACCCGCACCTGCTGGAAAGATGCTCAGCAGCTTGAAAAAGCCCGTCCCGGCAATAGCATTTTCACCAACCTGCAAGTGCTAAAGCTACTCAAAACGGGTGAAGGAATCAATCAAGACTTCTCCGGCCTTAACCTACGCGGTGCGAACTTAGACGCTGCCCACCTCAATGGCTCAAACCTCAAAAACGCCGACATCAGCCAAGCCTGCCTTCACAAAGCCGACCTCCAAAACGTCAACCTCACCGAAGCCCAAGCCGTCGGCACCAACTTCACCAACGCCTATCTCACCGGAGCCTGCCTCGAAGCCTGGAACATCGAAGGCGCAGATCTCTCGGATATCAAGTGTGAATATTACTTCCTCCGCGAGAACAAACGCGAACGTCGTCCCCACGATACCGATGCATTCTTTGCTCCCGGAGACTTTAGCAACCTGTACAAAAAAATAATCAACACTGTCGAAATCCTACTAAAAGATGGCTATCGCAGCCTAGAAGCATTTCAAGCGGCATTTCAAGCTGTCATGGCAGAGAACCCGGACATCACGCCTGACTCCCTGCAAAAAATAGAACGCGTCGGCCAGAAGGATGCCCGCATTACCCTCACCGTTCCGGAAGAAACCGACAAAGCCCAACTTGAAAAGAAATTCCAGCAAGTCTATGAAGAAAACCGACAACTCCTTAGCCAAGTTGAGAAATACAAAATACTCAGCGAAGCCGAAACTCGCCACGCCGACAAATTTGAAAGTCTTGCCACGCTCCTCGCCAAGCGCCCAATAACTATCCAAAACACCCAAACCACAGGAGACAACACCGTGACCAATCAAGACAACCAAGCCATCTCCGCCGGACAAGGCAGCAACATCAACCTCGGCACCCAAACCGGCAACGTCCTCAACTTCGGCACCATCAGCGGCAACCTCACCAACACCCTCAACCAGCTCCAATCCAGCAACCAAACCAACGCCGCCGACCTCACCGACTACCTCACCCAACTCCAGAGCGCGATCACCGCCGACCCCAACCTCCCCGACGCCGACAAAGCCGAAACCCTCCAAAAAGTCGATGACATCGCCAAAGCCGCCACCCACCCCGAAGATAAACGCCGTCATGGCGCATTAAAAGGCGCAATCGACTTCCTTAAGGGCACGATCAACGCCGTCCCCAAAGCCGAAAAATTTGCCGCCGCCTGCAAAAAATTGCTGCCCCTGATTACCACGGCACTAGGCGCGATCGGTCTAATGGTTTGA
- a CDS encoding pentapeptide repeat-containing protein, translating into MPYSSELLKQYADGKRDFGQMSLRGIFVSEACLIDVNFAQAYLANANFSRSDLRSSDFTEADLSQAMFWQTDLSQARFHLANLGRANLIRAVLTETDLTQATLQDADLRLANLTNANLHQADLANADLGFANLTGANLAGADLTRANLTGAVLHRADLRGACLDKALLGKTDLSTAILDGVDLDKSLADEIRQIIATPSMQQSA; encoded by the coding sequence ATGCCATACAGTAGTGAACTGCTAAAGCAGTACGCGGATGGCAAGCGTGATTTTGGCCAGATGAGCCTGCGCGGTATTTTCGTCAGTGAAGCCTGCTTGATTGATGTGAATTTTGCCCAGGCTTATCTGGCAAACGCCAACTTTTCCCGGAGCGATCTACGATCGTCTGATTTTACCGAAGCTGACCTATCCCAAGCGATGTTTTGGCAGACCGATCTGAGCCAAGCCAGATTCCATTTGGCCAACCTGGGTAGAGCAAATTTAATCCGCGCTGTACTAACTGAAACCGACTTAACCCAAGCAACTCTGCAAGACGCTGATCTGCGATTAGCAAATCTAACCAACGCTAATTTGCATCAAGCCGATCTCGCCAACGCCGATTTAGGCTTTGCCAACTTGACCGGTGCTAATCTTGCCGGTGCTGATCTGACCCGTGCTAATTTAACTGGCGCTGTTTTACATCGAGCTGACTTGCGCGGTGCCTGCCTTGATAAGGCCCTCCTCGGTAAAACTGATCTATCGACAGCGATTCTTGATGGCGTTGATTTAGATAAATCCTTAGCTGATGAGATTCGCCAAATCATCGCAACGCCATCCATGCAGCAGAGCGCATAG
- the msrA gene encoding peptide-methionine (S)-S-oxide reductase MsrA, whose translation MLRKLLSATLIITIGLFTLGCGQTNTLADTAATPTIPPGNYSKATFAGGCFWCMEKPFDEIPGVVDTTSGYTGGTKENPTYRQVSGGGTGHTESVQVTYDPEKVKYDTLLKTFWRNIDPLDQYGQFCDKGSQYRSGIFYENDEQKQLAEASKAELAESGRFEKPIVTEVTQASKFYPAEDYHQNYYKTNSVKYKVYRFGCGRDQRLQELWGDEAGH comes from the coding sequence ATGCTCCGAAAATTACTATCTGCAACACTGATCATCACGATCGGGCTATTCACCCTCGGCTGTGGCCAAACCAATACCCTGGCTGACACCGCTGCCACGCCCACAATTCCCCCTGGCAACTACAGCAAAGCCACCTTCGCCGGGGGCTGCTTCTGGTGCATGGAAAAACCCTTTGACGAGATTCCAGGCGTAGTCGATACCACCTCAGGCTACACCGGCGGCACCAAAGAAAATCCCACCTACCGCCAAGTCTCAGGGGGCGGCACTGGCCACACCGAATCAGTCCAGGTGACTTACGACCCGGAAAAGGTGAAATACGACACCCTACTCAAAACGTTCTGGCGCAATATTGACCCCCTCGATCAGTACGGTCAGTTCTGCGATAAGGGTTCGCAGTATCGATCGGGCATCTTCTACGAAAACGATGAGCAGAAGCAATTAGCCGAAGCAAGCAAAGCCGAGTTGGCGGAGTCTGGGCGGTTTGAGAAACCGATCGTCACAGAAGTTACCCAAGCCAGCAAGTTCTATCCCGCCGAGGACTATCACCAGAACTACTACAAAACCAATTCGGTGAAGTACAAGGTCTATCGCTTTGGCTGTGGCCGCGATCAGCGTCTCCAGGAACTCTGGGGCGACGAAGCCGGGCATTAA
- a CDS encoding DNA gyrase subunit A → NAIIITELPYQVNKASLIEKIADLANNGKVEGIADLRDESDREGIRVVIELKRDTDPDKLLTKLYRLTPLQNNFGVIFLALSDGQPRQMPLRQLLQEFLAFREETLTRRYQHELEQHENRIHLVEGWLQALDNIDAVIEILRAAPDGSTAKLEFQNQFDFSDRQADAILGMPLRRLTGMERQNLENEFAELSESIQQLQTLLGDRKELLKALKKELRGLKKRFGDARRTRIIDVPSSGKKRKAKPPVNFGTVDTAPSPAAAKPSATSTDTTAPTNRQSKPRQTAPDLELTTEVVEDSPPDTVNTDGTINFAPIAEVTAHTMPAKALKLIPDEPDGTPVVVEFLANGHVRRLTPETFNADDREFGDEIITQTEDSQIGASMTVLLKTGKAYNLVIKSVPRIEIEPEGLPITQLLPPSAQNDQVISTFSLPENLDEQFVILLTEKGRIKRLPASELSELSNRGISMIKFKDEDALAFTAFADAGDQIVLATSTGRILRLEANDQLLPASNRAAAGVQAMRILKREQLVGLGVTGTVDPVLLVSAEGFAKRLTTQTIKLSQPGELGTHMFQFSSKTDTIVALTTAFPEDIVNLQTTAENQFELCVDDAPLASKEHKGERIVDLEADERIAAVYLPMLMAEG, encoded by the coding sequence AACGCAATCATCATTACCGAGCTGCCTTACCAGGTAAACAAAGCCTCGCTGATTGAGAAAATCGCGGACTTGGCCAATAACGGCAAGGTCGAAGGCATCGCCGATCTGCGCGATGAGAGCGATCGTGAAGGGATTCGCGTCGTGATTGAACTCAAACGTGACACTGACCCCGACAAGCTACTCACCAAGCTCTACCGCCTAACGCCACTCCAAAATAACTTTGGGGTAATTTTCCTGGCGCTATCCGACGGTCAGCCCCGGCAAATGCCGCTGCGACAGCTATTACAGGAATTTTTAGCATTTCGCGAAGAAACCCTAACCCGCCGCTATCAGCATGAACTCGAACAGCATGAAAATCGGATTCATCTGGTTGAAGGCTGGCTCCAAGCGCTGGACAATATCGATGCCGTGATCGAAATTCTGCGGGCGGCCCCCGATGGCAGTACGGCAAAACTGGAATTCCAAAATCAGTTTGACTTTAGCGATCGTCAAGCGGATGCGATTCTCGGGATGCCCCTCCGCCGTTTGACCGGCATGGAACGCCAAAACTTAGAAAATGAGTTTGCCGAGTTGAGCGAAAGCATCCAACAGTTGCAAACGCTGTTGGGCGATCGGAAGGAATTACTCAAAGCGCTGAAAAAAGAACTGCGGGGTTTGAAAAAACGCTTTGGGGATGCCCGCCGCACCCGGATTATTGATGTGCCCTCCAGTGGCAAGAAACGCAAAGCCAAACCCCCAGTCAACTTCGGTACAGTTGATACAGCACCCAGTCCAGCGGCCGCAAAGCCCTCCGCCACATCCACAGACACAACCGCACCAACCAACCGCCAGTCCAAACCGCGTCAAACCGCGCCGGATTTAGAACTGACCACCGAGGTGGTGGAAGATAGCCCCCCCGATACCGTCAATACGGATGGCACGATTAACTTTGCGCCAATCGCTGAAGTGACGGCCCACACGATGCCTGCGAAAGCCCTGAAACTCATCCCCGACGAACCCGATGGCACGCCGGTCGTCGTGGAGTTTCTGGCCAATGGGCATGTCCGCCGCCTGACGCCGGAAACCTTTAATGCGGACGACCGGGAATTCGGCGACGAAATAATTACGCAAACCGAAGACAGTCAAATTGGAGCCAGCATGACGGTCTTGCTCAAAACCGGCAAGGCTTACAATCTGGTGATCAAATCGGTGCCACGGATTGAAATCGAGCCCGAGGGACTGCCGATCACCCAACTCTTACCGCCATCGGCCCAGAATGATCAGGTGATTTCGACCTTCTCCCTGCCCGAAAATCTCGATGAGCAGTTTGTGATTTTACTGACGGAGAAAGGTCGAATTAAGCGCCTACCCGCGAGCGAACTGAGTGAGCTGAGTAACCGGGGAATCAGCATGATCAAGTTCAAGGACGAAGATGCTCTGGCCTTCACGGCATTTGCGGATGCCGGGGATCAGATTGTCTTGGCCACGTCCACCGGCCGCATCCTGCGACTCGAAGCGAACGATCAACTGCTCCCGGCCAGTAATCGAGCCGCCGCTGGGGTACAAGCCATGCGTATCCTCAAGCGGGAGCAGTTAGTCGGGTTAGGAGTAACGGGCACGGTTGATCCAGTGTTGCTGGTTTCCGCCGAGGGTTTTGCCAAACGCTTGACCACCCAAACCATCAAACTCTCGCAGCCCGGCGAACTCGGCACCCACATGTTCCAGTTCTCCAGCAAAACCGATACGATCGTCGCCCTGACCACGGCTTTCCCGGAGGATATCGTAAACCTCCAGACCACAGCGGAGAATCAGTTTGAGCTCTGCGTCGATGATGCACCGCTCGCCAGTAAAGAACATAAGGGGGAACGGATCGTTGATCTGGAAGCCGATGAGCGGATTGCCGCAGTTTATCTGCCGATGTTGATGGCGGAAGGGTAA
- a CDS encoding SDR family NAD(P)-dependent oxidoreductase codes for MMEFNQKTALVTGASRGIGRSIAIELAHQGATCLLLVARNVEQLHWVAQEIEALGVQAVPIVLDLTQSTAVDIAIAQAWRQYGPIDLLVNCAGVAYQAPFLEARREQMQAELAVNLLGMYTITQPVARRMVAKRHGKIINVSSLMGKLATPTLSTYSASKFAIVGFTQALRQELSMHNVEVSALLPSLTETDMSRHLHKFRGIVSHSPQQVAQTLSRNLNRRSAEVIVGWQGYALIWGQRLMPGITDWLIQLTMPQSLRARLKLLQRLRPKSSAA; via the coding sequence ATGATGGAATTTAATCAGAAAACGGCTTTAGTGACGGGGGCTTCCCGGGGAATTGGTCGATCGATTGCAATTGAACTGGCCCATCAGGGCGCAACTTGTCTGCTGCTAGTTGCGCGGAATGTGGAGCAATTGCATTGGGTGGCGCAGGAAATTGAAGCCTTGGGCGTACAGGCGGTGCCAATTGTGCTGGATTTGACCCAGAGTACGGCGGTGGATATTGCGATCGCCCAGGCGTGGCGGCAGTATGGCCCGATTGACCTCTTAGTAAATTGTGCGGGTGTGGCTTACCAAGCGCCGTTTCTCGAAGCCCGCCGTGAACAAATGCAAGCTGAATTAGCGGTGAATTTGTTGGGGATGTATACGATTACGCAGCCTGTGGCTCGCCGCATGGTCGCGAAGCGCCACGGCAAGATTATCAATGTATCGAGTTTGATGGGTAAGCTGGCTACTCCGACGCTGTCCACCTATTCCGCTAGCAAGTTTGCGATCGTCGGGTTTACCCAAGCCTTACGTCAGGAATTATCGATGCATAACGTGGAAGTATCCGCCTTGCTGCCTTCGCTCACCGAAACCGACATGAGTCGCCATCTGCATAAGTTTCGTGGGATTGTGTCTCACTCCCCCCAACAAGTGGCGCAAACCTTGAGTCGCAATCTGAATCGGCGTTCCGCTGAGGTGATTGTGGGGTGGCAGGGGTATGCGTTGATTTGGGGACAGCGGTTGATGCCTGGTATTACGGATTGGTTAATCCAATTGACGATGCCGCAATCACTGCGTGCAAGGTTGAAATTGCTGCAGCGGTTGCGACCAAAGTCTTCTGCGGCCTAA
- the hemL gene encoding glutamate-1-semialdehyde 2,1-aminomutase, which yields MITGTLKTTKSEEIFASAQALMPGGVSSPVRAFKSVGGQPIVFDRVKDAYAWDVDGNQYIDYVGTWGPAICGHAHPEVIKAIQETAEKGTSFGAPCALENVLAEMVIDAVPSVEMVRFVNSGTEACMAVLRLMRAYTKRDKLIKFEGCYHGHADMFLVKAGSGVATLGLPDSPGVPSSTTANTLNAPYNDLQAVRQLFEAHPGEIAGVILEPVVGNSGFVVPDAGFLAGLRELTTEHGALLVFDEVMTGFRIAYGGAQSHFGITPDLTTMGKVIGGGLPVGAYGGKKEIMEMVAPAGPMYQAGTLSGNPLAMMAGIKTLEILRQPGSYEHLDKITKRLINGLLEVGKETGHAMYGGSISGMFGFFFQDGPVHNYDDAKKSDTAKFGKYHRAMLEQGVYLAPSQFEAGFTSLAHTEADIDKTIAAARTVLQNM from the coding sequence TTGATCACTGGGACTTTGAAAACAACTAAATCAGAAGAGATTTTTGCGTCAGCCCAAGCGCTGATGCCGGGTGGCGTGAGTTCCCCGGTGCGAGCGTTCAAATCAGTGGGGGGGCAGCCGATCGTCTTCGATCGGGTGAAAGATGCCTATGCTTGGGATGTTGATGGCAACCAGTATATTGACTACGTTGGGACTTGGGGGCCAGCCATCTGTGGTCATGCGCATCCAGAAGTTATTAAAGCCATCCAAGAAACCGCCGAAAAAGGCACCAGCTTTGGGGCCCCCTGTGCGCTAGAAAACGTTTTGGCGGAAATGGTGATTGATGCTGTACCGAGTGTCGAAATGGTGCGTTTCGTCAACTCGGGCACCGAGGCTTGCATGGCTGTCTTGCGCTTGATGCGGGCTTATACAAAGCGTGACAAGCTGATCAAGTTTGAGGGTTGTTACCACGGCCACGCGGATATGTTTTTGGTAAAAGCCGGTTCGGGTGTGGCCACGCTGGGGTTGCCGGATTCTCCGGGGGTCCCATCGTCCACGACAGCGAACACCTTGAATGCGCCTTATAACGACCTACAAGCGGTGCGTCAGTTGTTTGAAGCTCATCCTGGCGAAATTGCCGGTGTGATTTTGGAGCCTGTGGTTGGTAACTCCGGCTTTGTGGTACCGGATGCTGGCTTCTTGGCGGGTTTACGCGAGTTGACGACAGAACACGGGGCGCTGTTGGTTTTTGACGAAGTGATGACCGGCTTCCGTATTGCCTATGGTGGGGCGCAGTCGCACTTTGGCATTACCCCGGATCTAACGACCATGGGTAAGGTGATCGGCGGTGGTCTACCTGTGGGTGCCTATGGTGGTAAGAAGGAAATCATGGAGATGGTCGCGCCAGCGGGGCCGATGTACCAGGCTGGAACACTCTCCGGGAATCCTTTGGCGATGATGGCCGGGATTAAGACGCTAGAAATTTTGCGTCAGCCCGGGAGCTATGAGCACTTGGATAAGATCACCAAGCGTTTGATCAATGGCTTACTCGAAGTGGGTAAGGAAACCGGCCATGCCATGTATGGCGGGTCGATCAGTGGAATGTTCGGGTTCTTCTTCCAAGATGGCCCGGTACATAACTACGATGATGCGAAGAAGTCCGATACCGCTAAGTTTGGTAAGTATCACCGGGCGATGCTAGAGCAGGGCGTTTACTTGGCCCCATCACAGTTTGAGGCGGGCTTTACGTCCTTAGCGCATACGGAAGCTGACATCGATAAAACGATCGCCGCCGCACGGACAGTTTTGCAAAATATGTAA
- a CDS encoding ABC transporter ATP-binding protein: protein MANVAIENVYKSYPKRPNSDDSGDTVVLRSLDLEVGAGEFLVLVGPSGCGKSTLLRMIAGLETITGGKIRIGDQIVNDLPPKARDIAMVFQSYALYPHLSVYDNLAFGLRRSTMEKSSSRLPDWAETFLVESSRKLPPVLRYKSAKEKAIGAQVRAVAASLQIEQLLDRLPKQLSGGQKQRVALGRAMARQPQVFLMDEPLSNLDAKLRAETRSQIVKLQRQLGTTTIYVTHDQTEAMTMGDRIVVLNEGKIQQIATPLDLYNHPKNRFVAEFIGSPPMNFIPVQVKAPLTITHPQFRVTLPPEFEELLSPLDGRLVLLGLRPEHFVVTVPAPKNLQVKVELVEALGNETLVFAEFGQERLQVRIPPEVVVRPGDELWLAIVPEKLHLFDPETGLNLQYQ from the coding sequence ATGGCGAATGTCGCGATCGAAAATGTATATAAGTCCTATCCCAAACGCCCTAACAGTGATGATTCGGGCGATACTGTCGTACTGCGATCGCTTGACTTAGAAGTTGGGGCAGGGGAATTTCTGGTCTTAGTCGGGCCTTCCGGCTGCGGTAAAAGCACATTGCTACGGATGATCGCCGGACTCGAAACAATCACCGGCGGCAAGATTCGGATTGGCGATCAAATCGTGAATGATTTGCCCCCTAAGGCGCGGGACATTGCCATGGTGTTCCAAAGCTATGCGCTATATCCACATTTATCGGTTTACGACAATCTGGCCTTTGGTTTGCGCCGATCGACGATGGAAAAGTCTAGCTCACGCTTACCGGATTGGGCGGAGACATTTTTGGTAGAGAGTAGCCGCAAGCTACCGCCAGTATTGCGCTACAAGTCAGCCAAGGAAAAAGCGATTGGGGCACAGGTCAGGGCCGTGGCCGCAAGCCTGCAAATCGAACAATTGCTCGATCGCTTACCGAAACAACTCTCCGGTGGTCAAAAGCAACGGGTGGCCTTGGGCCGCGCCATGGCCCGCCAGCCCCAGGTGTTCCTGATGGACGAGCCACTGTCGAACTTGGATGCCAAGTTGCGGGCCGAAACCCGCAGCCAGATTGTTAAACTCCAACGCCAACTGGGCACCACCACGATTTACGTGACCCATGATCAAACCGAAGCCATGACCATGGGCGATCGGATTGTGGTGCTTAACGAGGGCAAAATTCAGCAAATCGCCACCCCGTTAGATTTGTACAATCACCCCAAGAATCGCTTTGTGGCAGAGTTTATTGGTTCGCCACCGATGAACTTTATTCCGGTCCAGGTGAAAGCGCCACTGACGATCACGCATCCACAGTTTCGCGTGACGTTGCCACCGGAGTTTGAAGAATTACTCAGTCCTTTGGATGGACGGTTGGTGTTGCTGGGCTTGCGGCCCGAACATTTTGTCGTCACGGTGCCCGCACCGAAGAATTTACAGGTTAAAGTGGAATTAGTGGAAGCGTTGGGCAATGAAACCCTCGTCTTTGCTGAGTTTGGCCAAGAACGGCTCCAGGTGCGCATTCCGCCGGAGGTGGTGGTCCGACCCGGCGATGAGTTGTGGCTGGCAATTGTCCCGGAAAAGCTCCATTTATTTGACCCCGAAACTGGGTTGAATCTGCAATATCAATAA
- a CDS encoding ATP-dependent Zn protease yields MNQLSLNVLAITVFGMTLSILLGPLLHIPPAVSVLGILGVLSLSTVDAVAWESKGSTIFLDSIARFSKEHRDRVVRHEAGHFLVAQQLGFEVTDYTLSAWDAFRKGNRGQGGVQFDASELEAAIVQGNLSEQMIDRLCTVWMAGIAAEQIEYGAVEGGEDDRFTMQQALTQLKMVPNRVENKQRWATLQAKSLLEANREAYAALITALEAGASIADCYQAIENAS; encoded by the coding sequence ATGAATCAACTTTCCCTCAATGTGTTGGCCATCACTGTTTTCGGGATGACCCTATCGATTTTGCTGGGCCCGCTACTGCACATTCCACCGGCGGTTTCAGTGCTCGGTATTTTGGGAGTTTTGAGCCTGAGTACAGTCGATGCTGTGGCTTGGGAAAGCAAAGGTTCAACGATATTTCTCGACAGCATTGCGCGGTTTTCAAAGGAGCATCGCGATCGCGTGGTGCGCCATGAAGCCGGACATTTTTTGGTGGCACAGCAGCTAGGATTTGAGGTGACGGACTATACCCTCAGTGCTTGGGATGCCTTTCGCAAGGGCAATCGCGGCCAGGGTGGAGTGCAGTTTGATGCGTCGGAACTCGAAGCCGCGATTGTGCAAGGTAATTTATCAGAACAAATGATCGATCGACTCTGTACGGTTTGGATGGCCGGGATTGCCGCTGAGCAAATTGAGTATGGGGCCGTGGAAGGCGGCGAAGACGATCGATTTACGATGCAGCAAGCCTTGACTCAACTGAAAATGGTGCCGAATCGCGTTGAGAATAAGCAGCGTTGGGCGACCCTTCAGGCAAAAAGTTTGCTGGAAGCGAATCGGGAAGCCTACGCCGCATTGATCACCGCCTTAGAAGCGGGGGCCTCGATCGCGGATTGTTATCAGGCGATCGAAAACGCCTCGTAA
- a CDS encoding chlorophyll a/b-binding protein, whose product MANNTYTTIDENGVYNNFAKEPQMYVDENVNTGFTKYAEMMNGRFAMIGFVSLLLTEALSGHSFISLLLGQ is encoded by the coding sequence ATGGCGAACAATACCTACACAACAATCGACGAAAACGGCGTATACAACAACTTTGCCAAAGAGCCTCAGATGTATGTTGACGAGAACGTCAACACTGGCTTCACGAAGTACGCTGAAATGATGAACGGTCGCTTTGCGATGATCGGTTTCGTCTCCCTGCTTTTGACTGAAGCACTCTCCGGCCACAGCTTCATCAGCCTTCTGTTGGGTCAGTAA